One Dethiosulfovibrio faecalis genomic window carries:
- a CDS encoding precorrin-8X methylmutase gives MTQRFMAPADIEAKSFRILQEKMGPFHGTEEELAIVTRVAHATADVDFGMSLYIHEGAIESGLSALRSGAPVITDVEMVRAGIRKDGLESMGGRVLTFLNDPEVAEMARDTANATRSQMAMRKALPHMEGAIVAIGNAPTALFEIIDRIKAKEASPALVIGMPIGFVGAAESHQELIELDYPSITAPGPKGGSPVAAAIVNALIKLALRP, from the coding sequence ATGACTCAGAGATTCATGGCTCCCGCCGACATAGAGGCAAAGAGCTTCAGGATACTCCAGGAAAAGATGGGTCCGTTCCACGGAACGGAGGAGGAGCTGGCCATAGTCACCAGGGTGGCCCACGCCACGGCCGACGTGGATTTCGGCATGAGCCTGTACATCCACGAAGGGGCTATAGAATCGGGGTTATCCGCCCTTCGGTCGGGAGCGCCGGTTATAACCGACGTCGAGATGGTCCGGGCCGGAATAAGAAAAGACGGCTTGGAGAGCATGGGAGGCAGGGTACTGACCTTCCTGAACGACCCCGAAGTGGCCGAGATGGCCAGAGACACTGCGAACGCCACCAGGTCTCAGATGGCCATGAGGAAGGCACTTCCCCACATGGAAGGAGCCATCGTCGCCATAGGCAACGCCCCTACCGCCCTCTTCGAGATCATAGACAGGATAAAGGCGAAGGAAGCCAGCCCTGCTCTGGTAATCGGAATGCCCATAGGTTTCGTCGGAGCCGCCGAGTCTCATCAGGAACTGATAGAGCTCGATTATCCGTCCATAACCGCCCCTGGGCCCAAGGGAGGAAGTCCCGTCGCAGCCGCGATAGTGAACGCCCTTATAAAACTGGCCCTCAGACCATGA
- the cbiD gene encoding cobalt-precorrin-5B (C(1))-methyltransferase CbiD yields the protein MTARFESLGSVGGLRRGFTSGTSVQAAAKAAAYMAVTGETTDTVAVELPNGMEFEVPVEDATIGEGWASCCVIKRSGDDPDVTDGHRFCCTVRISDLPGVTIIGGKGVGKVTKEGLPIPPGEPAINPTPRKMILRDLSALTPDGKGLEVTVSIPDGEDLAKKTWNPRLGIEGGISVIGTTGIVEPKSTAAWEASIDVYVRVAAKEVEKGPLFLPLGYIGEKLLKERFDIPAEKIVKTGDKVGYTLERCIAEGIEKTLIVGHIGKLTKLAAGIFDTNYRSGDGRLETVAAWAGASGASQSVIREILDLKLAEAAVPIIIREGLEETFSHISRRSQERLTEFLKGEMEIATALTDLEGTILSTWPEDVMEGKSWKKFTS from the coding sequence ATGACGGCCCGATTCGAATCTCTGGGGTCCGTCGGAGGGCTCAGACGAGGGTTCACCTCGGGCACGTCGGTCCAAGCCGCGGCCAAGGCGGCCGCCTATATGGCCGTAACCGGAGAGACGACGGACACCGTGGCGGTGGAACTGCCAAACGGGATGGAGTTTGAGGTCCCGGTGGAGGACGCCACAATAGGAGAAGGATGGGCTTCCTGCTGCGTGATCAAGAGATCCGGAGACGACCCTGACGTTACGGACGGACACAGGTTCTGCTGCACCGTGAGGATATCGGACCTTCCAGGCGTGACGATCATAGGGGGCAAGGGCGTAGGCAAGGTCACAAAGGAAGGGCTGCCTATTCCTCCTGGAGAGCCTGCCATAAACCCCACTCCCAGAAAGATGATCCTAAGGGACCTCTCCGCTCTGACACCTGACGGCAAGGGACTGGAGGTGACGGTTTCCATACCGGACGGAGAGGATCTGGCTAAAAAGACATGGAACCCCAGACTGGGAATCGAGGGAGGGATCTCGGTCATAGGCACCACCGGCATAGTGGAACCCAAGTCGACCGCAGCCTGGGAGGCGTCCATCGATGTCTACGTCAGGGTGGCAGCCAAAGAGGTCGAAAAGGGCCCCCTGTTCCTCCCTCTCGGGTATATCGGGGAAAAACTCCTGAAAGAGAGATTCGATATCCCGGCGGAGAAGATCGTCAAGACCGGAGACAAGGTGGGCTACACGCTTGAACGATGTATCGCCGAGGGGATAGAGAAAACCCTCATCGTAGGGCATATCGGCAAGCTTACCAAGCTGGCCGCAGGTATATTCGACACCAACTACAGATCGGGAGACGGAAGACTGGAGACCGTGGCGGCATGGGCCGGAGCCTCTGGGGCGTCTCAATCTGTGATTCGAGAGATATTGGACCTCAAACTGGCCGAGGCGGCGGTTCCCATAATAATACGAGAGGGTCTTGAGGAAACCTTCAGCCACATATCCAGACGATCTCAGGAACGGCTGACGGAGTTCCTCAAGGGAGAAATGGAGATAGCCACTGCCCTAACCGACCTGGAGGGAACGATCCTGTCCACCTGGCCTGAAGACGTCATGGAGGGGAAATCATGGAAAAAATTCACATCGTAG
- the cbiE gene encoding precorrin-6y C5,15-methyltransferase (decarboxylating) subunit CbiE codes for MEKIHIVGVGPGSRDYLLPIALKVIEGSNTLLGSPRLLEMFSDMADKKTVALSGSPSEALEIILKRGRNERMAVLVSGDPCFFSLGSSLAASLPEDQYEIIPGLSSVSLAFSRLGISWQDGTFVSVHGRPLESLNELQKETGPIAILTGGLNNPMEVASKLLKIGASDRKCWTMSNLGTDDERVESTKLSDLSEEDRASWPSLTLVLLEPLS; via the coding sequence ATGGAAAAAATTCACATCGTAGGGGTGGGGCCTGGATCCAGGGATTACCTCCTTCCTATAGCCCTAAAGGTAATAGAGGGCTCCAACACCCTCCTGGGATCCCCAAGACTTCTGGAGATGTTCTCCGATATGGCGGACAAGAAAACGGTGGCCCTGTCGGGATCTCCGTCGGAGGCGCTTGAAATCATCTTGAAGAGAGGTCGAAACGAGAGGATGGCCGTCCTGGTCTCCGGAGATCCCTGTTTCTTCAGTCTGGGCAGCTCCCTGGCGGCATCCCTTCCGGAAGATCAATACGAGATCATACCGGGACTGAGCTCGGTCTCCCTGGCCTTCTCCAGACTGGGAATATCCTGGCAGGATGGGACCTTCGTGAGCGTCCACGGAAGACCTCTGGAATCATTGAACGAACTGCAAAAAGAGACCGGCCCGATAGCTATCCTGACCGGAGGGCTCAACAACCCGATGGAGGTGGCCTCGAAACTTCTAAAAATAGGGGCATCGGATAGAAAGTGCTGGACTATGTCGAACCTGGGGACCGACGACGAGAGGGTCGAATCGACAAAACTATCCGATCTGTCCGAAGAGGATCGAGCTTCCTGGCCCTCTTTGACCCTGGTCCTTCTGGAGCCCCTGTCATGA
- a CDS encoding bifunctional cobalt-precorrin-7 (C(5))-methyltransferase/cobalt-precorrin-6B (C(15))-methyltransferase: protein MIGPFTDDSFIREPSIPLTKAPIRAIVTSLLQPLHGSVLGEVGTGSGGITAELARQVGPGKVFSLDPSERALDLASRNLSKMGLTDRVTLICGKAPEDLTSFPPLDGLTIGGHGGRLTSIIRAGLSKLKENGRIIVTANMPSTADEALKALESLSIEPSMWQLAPSEGRRTKAGWMLKALNPTFIVWGDRKGNCL from the coding sequence ATGATAGGCCCTTTTACGGACGACTCATTCATCAGAGAGCCATCGATACCTCTGACAAAAGCCCCGATAAGGGCGATCGTAACGTCTCTATTACAACCCCTCCACGGATCCGTCCTGGGAGAGGTGGGAACCGGAAGCGGAGGCATAACGGCGGAGCTGGCAAGACAGGTGGGACCTGGAAAGGTCTTCTCTCTGGACCCGTCGGAAAGGGCTCTCGATCTGGCGTCCAGGAACCTGTCTAAAATGGGTTTAACGGACAGGGTGACTTTGATCTGTGGAAAAGCGCCGGAGGATCTTACCTCCTTCCCCCCCTTGGACGGCCTGACGATAGGAGGACACGGAGGACGGCTTACATCCATAATCCGAGCCGGTCTATCCAAACTCAAGGAGAACGGAAGAATAATCGTCACGGCCAACATGCCCTCTACGGCGGACGAGGCCCTAAAGGCCCTGGAGTCCCTGTCGATAGAGCCCTCCATGTGGCAACTGGCCCCCTCGGAGGGACGGAGGACCAAGGCGGGATGGATGCTGAAAGCCTTGAATCCCACCTTCATAGTGTGGGGAGATCGGAAGGGGAACTGCTTATGA
- the cobM gene encoding precorrin-4 C(11)-methyltransferase: MIENAKTVNFVGAGPGAPDLITVRGSELLKTADLVVYAGSLVNPEILEICRDDCTIMDSASMSLEEQVSAMAVSAETGSSVVRLHTGDPSLYGAVAEQKRLLEERGIEVRFVPGVSSLQATAAALGIQYTVPGETQTLICTRRGGRTPVPERESLDKLAAHGSTIVLFLTAGQVKEATDELIEGGLDPETPAACVYRASWDDEIILRSDLSWLAEAMRERGIDHQALIVIGKCLDPGETSSLLYDSGFSHRFREGSL, encoded by the coding sequence ATGATAGAGAATGCCAAGACGGTGAATTTCGTCGGGGCCGGACCTGGCGCTCCGGACCTAATAACGGTAAGGGGAAGCGAGCTTCTAAAGACCGCGGATCTGGTCGTGTACGCCGGCAGCCTGGTGAACCCGGAGATTCTGGAGATCTGCAGGGACGACTGCACAATCATGGACTCGGCCTCCATGTCGTTGGAGGAACAGGTGTCCGCCATGGCCGTCTCCGCCGAGACCGGATCTTCGGTGGTTCGACTCCATACCGGAGACCCCAGCCTTTACGGAGCTGTGGCGGAACAGAAAAGGCTGTTGGAGGAACGAGGGATCGAGGTTCGATTCGTACCTGGCGTAAGCAGCCTGCAGGCGACTGCTGCCGCTTTGGGCATCCAGTACACCGTTCCGGGAGAGACCCAGACCCTGATATGCACCAGACGAGGGGGAAGGACCCCCGTTCCAGAGAGAGAGTCGCTGGACAAACTGGCGGCTCACGGCTCGACCATAGTGCTCTTTCTCACGGCCGGGCAGGTGAAGGAAGCCACCGACGAACTGATAGAGGGGGGGCTCGATCCCGAGACCCCCGCCGCCTGCGTCTACCGAGCCTCCTGGGACGACGAGATCATCCTTCGCTCCGACCTCTCCTGGCTTGCCGAGGCTATGAGAGAAAGGGGAATAGACCACCAGGCTCTCATAGTTATAGGTAAATGCCTAGACCCAGGAGAAACCTCCAGTCTGCTCTACGACAGCGGTTTCTCTCACCGATTCAGGGAGGGTTCCCTTTGA
- a CDS encoding cobalamin biosynthesis protein, translating to MNITVFAISARGKSVGKRCAEALNGKLITPRRDELKASLSEIWHGSDAVVMIGSTGVAVRVTAPLLRDKETDPAVIVVTEDGELVLPLTGAHLGGGANLSRTLASNLGAHLVSTTSTDRKNVAAPDLLCSRWGWKLKGRKALVQTNGALLDGRELLFWIDEGEETPPFPEGYLPCEKPDEADVLVSPRALSLGSHQVQLIPPSLVAGMGCRKGVNREILKEALLRHLSEQGYSIDSLGEIRTSTVKSSEKGLLSLAEELGVPLTKLEDEEIRSIEGNFSASAATTHFDLPGVAEPCAASAGRLIGPRSAERGTTVALGHRPAKIKGRLYVVGTGPGDRKYMTFQAKEAIDDSDAVVGYRLYVDQLPEEWLKGKKVERYGMGEEETRVASAMALARKGLRVSLVSGGDPILFGMAGLARNMAEELPVEVIPGLSAAQLAGASAGAPYSNGLIMLSLSDYLQPWESIERALSGAASTGLTVALYNPVRRDLDVKLEGVKKAYSTRTGQTVWLMRDVGRPGESVKVMDLSELTSSDIDMRTLLLLPGEATVARKGYLVDTRGYHSERKKRT from the coding sequence TTGAACATAACGGTCTTCGCGATCTCTGCCAGGGGGAAATCGGTAGGGAAAAGATGCGCCGAGGCTTTGAACGGTAAACTGATAACTCCCAGGAGAGACGAACTGAAAGCATCTCTGTCCGAAATCTGGCATGGATCGGACGCCGTGGTGATGATAGGGTCCACCGGAGTGGCAGTCAGGGTTACCGCCCCGTTGCTCAGGGATAAAGAGACGGATCCGGCGGTGATAGTGGTCACGGAAGACGGGGAGCTGGTCCTGCCCCTCACCGGAGCCCACCTTGGAGGCGGGGCGAACCTGTCCCGAACCCTGGCGTCAAATCTGGGGGCCCATCTCGTATCCACGACCTCCACGGACAGGAAGAACGTCGCCGCTCCGGATCTGCTCTGCTCTCGATGGGGATGGAAACTCAAAGGAAGAAAGGCCCTGGTCCAGACGAACGGAGCCCTTCTGGACGGGCGGGAACTGCTTTTCTGGATCGACGAAGGAGAGGAGACTCCTCCGTTCCCGGAGGGATACCTCCCCTGCGAAAAGCCCGACGAGGCGGACGTACTGGTGTCGCCCCGAGCTCTTTCCCTCGGATCCCACCAGGTACAGCTGATACCCCCGTCGCTGGTGGCCGGTATGGGGTGCAGAAAGGGAGTGAACAGAGAGATCCTGAAGGAGGCTCTGCTGCGTCACCTCTCCGAACAGGGATATTCCATCGATTCCTTAGGCGAGATAAGGACCTCGACGGTCAAATCGAGTGAAAAGGGGCTCCTCTCTTTGGCGGAAGAGCTAGGAGTACCTTTGACCAAGCTGGAGGACGAGGAGATAAGATCGATCGAGGGGAATTTCTCCGCCTCCGCCGCCACGACCCATTTCGACCTGCCCGGAGTCGCGGAACCCTGCGCCGCCTCGGCGGGAAGGCTTATAGGCCCGAGATCGGCCGAGCGGGGGACCACCGTGGCACTGGGGCACCGTCCGGCCAAGATCAAGGGAAGACTCTATGTCGTGGGTACCGGCCCGGGGGATCGAAAGTACATGACGTTTCAGGCTAAGGAAGCGATAGACGACTCGGACGCCGTGGTAGGCTACCGGCTCTACGTCGACCAGCTACCGGAGGAATGGCTGAAGGGAAAGAAAGTGGAGAGATACGGAATGGGAGAGGAGGAGACCAGAGTGGCATCGGCCATGGCCCTGGCCAGGAAGGGACTTCGGGTATCCCTCGTATCGGGAGGGGATCCCATTCTTTTCGGCATGGCAGGGTTGGCCAGAAACATGGCGGAGGAACTGCCGGTCGAGGTTATACCGGGGCTGTCCGCCGCCCAGCTCGCCGGAGCCTCCGCAGGAGCCCCCTACTCCAACGGACTTATAATGCTCTCTTTGTCCGACTATCTACAGCCCTGGGAGTCTATAGAAAGAGCCCTGTCGGGAGCGGCATCCACGGGGCTCACCGTTGCCCTGTACAACCCTGTCAGAAGGGATCTGGACGTAAAACTCGAGGGAGTAAAGAAAGCCTACTCGACCAGAACAGGGCAAACCGTATGGCTCATGAGGGATGTAGGACGGCCCGGAGAGTCCGTAAAAGTGATGGACCTATCCGAGCTGACGTCCTCCGATATAGACATGAGAACGCTGCTTCTTCTTCCCGGCGAGGCTACCGTCGCCAGGAAGGGCTATCTGGTGGACACGAGAGGATACCACTCTGAAAGGAAGAAAAGGACATGA
- a CDS encoding precorrin-2 C(20)-methyltransferase, whose protein sequence is MTRTLIGIGVGPGDPDLVTLGAIKAIEKADLALLPLSKEGGNSVAGGIVKEHVDRDWVSLVFPMKGREDERDETILTQLEEIRPLWEKAETVVLPVIGDSTLYATVAWLYGQWKKLDPDMKLKLIPGISAHGLAASRAGRFLAMGEERLSILPGTASFSDLQENLRHTDCAAIYKPSALGEGLRRLVESTGPWDEMVRIVKAGLPEEEISIGQDALSPCENYLSILLLRRKGSEATSL, encoded by the coding sequence ATGACAAGAACCCTTATTGGGATAGGAGTCGGACCGGGGGATCCCGATCTCGTGACCTTGGGAGCTATAAAGGCGATAGAAAAGGCGGACCTGGCCCTCCTTCCTCTATCGAAAGAGGGAGGAAACAGCGTAGCCGGCGGAATAGTGAAGGAACACGTGGACCGCGACTGGGTTTCGTTGGTCTTCCCTATGAAGGGGCGAGAGGACGAGAGAGACGAGACCATACTGACCCAACTCGAGGAGATAAGGCCATTGTGGGAAAAAGCCGAGACCGTGGTCCTTCCGGTAATAGGCGATTCGACCCTCTACGCGACCGTGGCTTGGCTGTACGGACAGTGGAAGAAGCTGGACCCCGACATGAAACTTAAGCTTATACCGGGAATATCCGCCCACGGTCTGGCGGCTTCCAGAGCAGGTCGTTTTCTCGCCATGGGAGAGGAAAGGCTGTCGATACTTCCCGGAACGGCTTCCTTCTCCGATCTCCAGGAAAACCTCAGACATACCGACTGCGCCGCCATCTACAAACCTTCGGCGCTGGGAGAGGGACTTCGCCGGCTGGTGGAATCCACCGGACCATGGGACGAGATGGTCCGGATAGTCAAGGCAGGGCTTCCTGAAGAGGAGATATCGATAGGACAGGACGCCCTGTCCCCATGCGAAAACTACCTATCGATCCTTCTGCTGAGACGAAAGGGATCCGAGGCGACCTCTTTATGA
- a CDS encoding NAD(P)-binding domain-containing protein, with protein sequence MRLICLSVNYENSKLADRAGLWEDEKTLRLMLDGGPISELLPIHTCNRTELYGVIPEGSEIPSDSIPSCADILTGKDVVEHLLRVLLGLESMACGESFVVSQVKKEYDRYSPLCGRILNRLFQRSFNLAGILRTEYHPGRAPSIPWLMAQAIKDHPAWPSPRIALIGAGDMGTETAKVLKAMGLPFSVSNRTEKTGRSLAEETGADWLSWERWKDLTETSDVLIFATSSPEPLLSEIEGENRPWIIDMGAIPQVKVPELKRISVDELRDRTLEILDDYRRHLGKLEEETEEAAQALWADLITVRTDTYRRLAMMRVGHIVDERAARTAQKIGVSEEVLRQMAWSVAKGILSPVLEMNGPHSSRIWRALSEEERS encoded by the coding sequence ATGAGGCTCATCTGTCTCTCCGTCAACTACGAAAACAGCAAATTGGCCGACAGAGCGGGACTCTGGGAGGACGAAAAGACCCTGCGCTTAATGTTGGACGGAGGGCCGATCTCGGAGCTGCTCCCCATCCACACCTGCAACAGAACCGAACTCTACGGGGTTATCCCGGAAGGCAGTGAGATCCCTTCGGACTCAATTCCCTCCTGCGCCGATATATTGACGGGTAAAGACGTGGTGGAACATCTCCTGAGGGTCCTTCTCGGATTGGAGAGCATGGCATGCGGGGAGTCTTTCGTGGTATCCCAGGTCAAGAAGGAATACGATAGATATTCTCCCCTTTGCGGGAGGATACTGAACAGGCTATTTCAGAGATCCTTCAACCTGGCCGGGATACTCCGAACCGAGTATCATCCCGGAAGGGCTCCGTCCATACCCTGGCTTATGGCCCAAGCCATCAAGGACCATCCGGCCTGGCCCTCCCCCAGGATAGCCCTGATAGGAGCCGGCGACATGGGAACCGAGACGGCGAAGGTGCTAAAGGCGATGGGACTTCCCTTCTCCGTATCGAACAGAACAGAAAAAACCGGAAGATCCCTGGCGGAGGAGACCGGAGCCGACTGGCTATCCTGGGAGAGATGGAAGGATCTGACCGAGACCTCGGACGTGTTGATATTCGCTACGTCCTCCCCAGAACCGCTGCTCTCCGAGATAGAGGGGGAAAATCGTCCCTGGATAATCGACATGGGAGCGATTCCTCAGGTAAAGGTTCCGGAACTCAAGAGGATCTCGGTGGACGAACTCAGAGACCGGACCCTGGAGATTCTGGACGACTACCGTCGACATCTCGGCAAACTGGAGGAGGAGACGGAGGAGGCCGCTCAGGCTCTGTGGGCGGATCTGATAACCGTCAGGACCGATACCTACCGTCGGCTTGCCATGATGAGGGTGGGCCATATAGTCGATGAAAGGGCGGCTCGAACCGCTCAAAAAATCGGCGTCTCCGAGGAAGTTCTAAGACAGATGGCCTGGAGCGTCGCTAAGGGCATATTATCCCCGGTCCTGGAGATGAACGGCCCTCATTCGTCCAGGATATGGAGAGCTCTCTCGGAGGAGGAAAGATCGTGA